The following is a genomic window from Candidatus Methylomirabilota bacterium.
ATACTCGCCCACGAACGGATACTTGCCCGGCTTGAGCGCCGGCATCTTGAGGCGCACGGTCTTGCCCGCGGGAATGACCTTCTCGATCCGCGGCTGCTGCATGTCGAACTCTTCCGGACCCTTGTCCTTGTTGGTGATGACGAGGACGAA
Proteins encoded in this region:
- a CDS encoding cupredoxin domain-containing protein; translated protein: FVLVITNKDKGPEEFDMQQPRIEKVIPAGKTVRLKMPALKPGKYPFVGEYHSETAKATIVAE